One Mycolicibacterium crocinum DNA window includes the following coding sequences:
- a CDS encoding mycofactocin-coupled SDR family oxidoreductase, which translates to MGKLDGKVAFISGAARGQGRAHAVRLAEEGADIIAIDVCAQYPTVVYKMSEPEDLDETVRQVESLGRRIVAHQADVVDFPALQKAFDDGAAQLGGVDIVVANAGIGPGGQSTDDEQWDDVVNVNMKGVWNTVRVAVPTMLTQDRGGSIILTSSTGGLTGTPVVSGGMLGYTAAKHGVIGIMRTYANYLAPHYIRVNSVAPTTVATPMANNGDLSMLKKYEPVMARALENAIPVDYVEARDVANAVAWLASDDARYVTGTVVPVDAGLLNKV; encoded by the coding sequence CTTGCGGAGGAGGGTGCGGACATCATCGCGATCGACGTGTGCGCGCAGTACCCCACCGTGGTCTACAAGATGTCGGAACCGGAAGACCTGGACGAGACCGTGCGGCAGGTCGAGTCCCTGGGCCGACGCATCGTGGCGCACCAAGCCGACGTCGTGGATTTCCCTGCGCTGCAGAAGGCGTTCGACGACGGGGCGGCCCAGCTCGGTGGAGTGGACATCGTCGTCGCCAATGCCGGGATCGGCCCGGGCGGGCAGAGCACCGACGACGAGCAATGGGATGACGTCGTCAACGTCAACATGAAGGGCGTGTGGAACACCGTGCGAGTGGCGGTGCCGACCATGCTCACCCAGGATCGGGGCGGCTCCATCATCCTGACCAGCTCGACCGGTGGCCTCACCGGCACTCCCGTGGTCTCCGGCGGGATGCTCGGCTACACGGCAGCTAAGCACGGCGTCATCGGAATCATGCGCACCTACGCGAATTATCTTGCACCGCACTACATTCGCGTCAACAGCGTGGCACCGACGACCGTGGCGACACCGATGGCCAACAACGGCGACCTCAGCATGCTCAAGAAGTATGAGCCGGTGATGGCGCGGGCGCTGGAGAACGCGATCCCGGTCGACTATGTCGAGGCGCGCGATGTTGCGAATGCCGTGGCGTGGCTCGCCTCTGACGATGCGCGCTACGTCACCGGCACCGTTGTGCCGGTCGACGCCGGCTTGCTCAACAAAGTCTGA